In Propionimicrobium sp. PCR01-08-3, one DNA window encodes the following:
- a CDS encoding PQQ-binding-like beta-propeller repeat protein produces the protein MPQPPAPKSVSRMTTVSVIGVVVALIFSLALVLNTRPATGIPEIGAAEYLAESGHREFLSSGSTTTIVENSQLPGAVAFSDASPTIQQVLASVGVDQAANSFWVSELLDMPTGLFTRFLGMDDTGLVLYAFGMPDNQIQFDSGLIELPADPRPGTTWTSQTTAINPDGTEEEWTRQGSIAQSSEAGCVDVSIVDQRPEGATTSPFTRCEQRGIVAIGDQHATAPPAPDMSELSLTPHSDLLPSVDPLPVSIVADGVALSVGMTTGPVAVGDGLVYANRTNGQLVFVRPDPSGEWTIDATRRPGADVTTLLGIGEVVVAATTDRTLVAYSAAGKWLWQSEISDLASDLVRVSDRSAAALSLDGKLVVVDLTDGAVVREAEMPSGSLVAPAVGADTGAGPVVITAAERKLVILNADDTTTPIEVRDEVNSMALADGVIVVSDVSADLSGFDLEGNRLWRVGLAASCRQLLSSGQTVYCRLPDAVAAIDALSGRILWQADYPALMIYFAADRLLVLGRQTTTMLASDSQQLASWPIERTAPNTWAVSMKAGLLTVSDTGQFEWWQA, from the coding sequence ATGCCTCAACCGCCTGCACCCAAGTCGGTATCACGCATGACCACCGTCAGCGTCATCGGTGTCGTCGTCGCGCTCATCTTCTCGCTGGCCTTGGTCCTCAATACCCGCCCGGCGACCGGTATACCCGAGATCGGTGCTGCCGAGTATCTCGCCGAATCCGGCCATCGCGAGTTCCTTTCGAGCGGCTCCACGACCACGATCGTCGAAAACTCGCAACTGCCGGGAGCCGTGGCGTTCAGCGATGCCTCGCCCACCATTCAGCAGGTACTCGCTTCGGTCGGCGTTGATCAGGCGGCCAACAGCTTCTGGGTTTCCGAATTGCTGGACATGCCGACAGGACTCTTCACCAGATTCTTGGGCATGGACGACACCGGCCTGGTGCTTTACGCATTCGGCATGCCCGACAACCAGATACAGTTCGATTCCGGGTTGATCGAGCTGCCTGCCGACCCCAGACCGGGAACAACGTGGACCTCCCAGACAACCGCCATCAACCCGGACGGAACCGAAGAAGAATGGACGCGACAAGGCAGTATCGCCCAGTCGTCCGAGGCCGGATGCGTGGATGTCTCCATCGTCGATCAGCGTCCGGAAGGAGCGACCACCTCGCCCTTCACCCGCTGCGAGCAACGCGGGATCGTGGCGATCGGTGATCAGCATGCTACCGCCCCACCTGCGCCCGACATGTCGGAACTCTCGCTGACGCCGCACTCCGACCTGCTTCCCTCGGTCGATCCCCTGCCGGTATCCATCGTGGCTGATGGCGTCGCGCTCTCGGTCGGCATGACGACCGGGCCGGTCGCGGTCGGTGACGGGCTTGTCTACGCCAATCGCACCAACGGCCAGCTGGTCTTCGTCCGGCCAGATCCGAGCGGCGAGTGGACCATTGACGCAACTCGCAGACCGGGAGCCGATGTCACGACTTTGCTCGGGATCGGCGAGGTGGTCGTAGCCGCCACCACTGATCGGACGCTGGTCGCCTACAGCGCCGCCGGAAAATGGCTATGGCAGAGCGAGATATCGGATCTCGCGAGCGACCTGGTCCGGGTCTCCGACCGGAGTGCCGCGGCTCTGAGCCTCGACGGAAAGCTTGTCGTCGTCGACCTGACCGATGGTGCCGTCGTCCGCGAGGCAGAAATGCCGTCGGGATCCCTCGTCGCCCCGGCGGTCGGAGCAGACACCGGAGCGGGGCCGGTGGTCATCACCGCGGCCGAACGCAAGCTGGTGATCCTGAACGCCGACGACACCACGACTCCTATCGAGGTTCGTGACGAGGTCAACTCGATGGCTCTTGCAGACGGCGTGATCGTGGTCAGCGACGTCTCCGCAGATCTCTCCGGATTCGATCTGGAGGGAAACCGGCTCTGGCGGGTCGGGTTGGCGGCCTCGTGCCGGCAACTTCTGTCGTCCGGGCAAACCGTGTATTGCAGGCTTCCCGACGCGGTCGCCGCCATTGATGCCCTCTCCGGCCGGATATTGTGGCAGGCCGACTACCCCGCCCTGATGATCTACTTCGCCGCCGACCGGCTGCTCGTCTTGGGCCGTCAGACAACAACGATGCTCGCAAGCGATAGCCAGCAACTCGCCTCATGGCCGATTGAGCGAACAGCACCCAACACCTGGGCCGTATCGATGAAAGCCGGCCTCCTGACCGTCAGCGACACCGGACAATTCGAGTGGTGGCAGGCATGA
- a CDS encoding aldehyde dehydrogenase family protein, with amino-acid sequence MPTSISPIKASRVINTGQVCNCAERVYVTRGVADEFISKMTDAMAATKYGDPSVDEGLDMGALIESSAVSRIGEMVDASVGQGATLLTGGKAEDRGRGYFFQPTVLTDVTQQMPVVHDEIFGPALPIMVVDDFDEAIEKANDSEYGLTSSLFTTSLANSLKGMREIDFGETYINRENFEAMQGFHAGTRKSGIGGADGPLGVEEFTRTQMIYVES; translated from the coding sequence ATGCCGACCTCGATCTCGCCGATCAAGGCTTCCAGGGTGATCAACACCGGGCAGGTCTGCAACTGCGCCGAGCGGGTTTACGTCACCCGTGGCGTGGCAGACGAGTTCATCTCGAAGATGACCGATGCCATGGCCGCGACCAAGTACGGCGATCCCAGCGTGGACGAAGGCCTCGACATGGGTGCACTCATCGAGTCGAGCGCGGTCAGCCGCATCGGTGAGATGGTGGACGCGTCGGTCGGCCAAGGCGCGACACTGCTCACCGGAGGCAAGGCCGAAGACCGCGGACGCGGCTATTTCTTCCAGCCAACCGTGCTCACCGATGTCACCCAGCAGATGCCGGTCGTGCACGATGAGATCTTCGGGCCGGCGTTGCCGATCATGGTGGTCGACGACTTCGACGAGGCCATCGAGAAGGCTAACGACTCGGAGTACGGACTGACCAGTTCGCTCTTTACCACGAGCCTGGCGAACTCGCTGAAGGGCATGCGTGAGATCGACTTCGGCGAGACCTACATCAACCGGGAGAACTTCGAGGCGATGCAAGGGTTCCACGCCGGCACCCGCAAGTCGGGCATCGGCGGTGCCGACGGTCCGCTCGGTGTTGAGGAGTTCACCCGAACCCAGATGATCTACGTCGAATCCTGA
- a CDS encoding helix-turn-helix domain-containing protein has translation MSLSCFVEFLRLSADERDYSRQVFCSWDLLSHNDDPIAASCGFQLGPTRRFGDPREYDYIVVHGSVLHSANPVPDELTCFVRDAIDCGVPVVGLCTGQFLLAGLGLLDGRRCAVHFSLVSALHQLHPEVIPVSDEPVVRDGDFITCPGGLASINLAMQLVTEHCGSVRSDKTMHYLMADRGLDQMQAMAQDSDMGLTFPDQRLTNAVALMRQRLYETGTVAEIAASVGLSERELTRLFNQHLRTSPAQYWRQIRLQAAHWLVLNSGRSITQIAYECGFTDSSHLTRWFKRAYQTTPSRLRQLTRDAGVH, from the coding sequence ATGTCGTTGTCGTGCTTCGTGGAGTTCTTGAGGCTGTCGGCAGACGAGCGGGATTACAGCCGTCAGGTCTTCTGCTCCTGGGATCTGCTCTCGCATAATGACGATCCGATCGCTGCCAGTTGCGGGTTTCAGCTGGGCCCCACCCGCCGTTTCGGCGATCCACGTGAATATGACTACATCGTCGTGCACGGCAGCGTCCTGCACTCCGCGAATCCTGTTCCGGACGAACTGACCTGCTTCGTCCGGGACGCGATCGACTGCGGAGTTCCCGTGGTCGGACTGTGCACAGGACAGTTTTTACTGGCCGGTCTCGGCCTGCTCGATGGCAGGCGATGCGCCGTGCACTTCTCCCTGGTTTCCGCTTTGCATCAGCTGCACCCCGAGGTGATTCCGGTGAGCGATGAACCAGTGGTGCGTGATGGCGATTTCATCACCTGCCCGGGCGGTCTGGCGTCCATCAACCTCGCCATGCAACTGGTGACCGAGCATTGCGGCAGCGTCCGGTCAGACAAGACGATGCACTACCTGATGGCTGATCGGGGTCTCGACCAGATGCAGGCGATGGCTCAGGATTCCGATATGGGGCTGACGTTTCCGGACCAGAGGCTGACCAACGCCGTCGCGCTCATGCGGCAGCGCCTGTATGAGACGGGCACGGTGGCAGAGATCGCGGCCTCGGTCGGCCTATCGGAACGTGAGCTGACGCGGTTGTTCAATCAACACTTGCGGACCTCACCGGCTCAATACTGGCGCCAGATCAGGCTGCAGGCCGCGCACTGGCTGGTGCTCAATAGTGGACGGTCGATCACCCAGATTGCCTACGAGTGCGGTTTCACCGACAGTTCTCACCTGACCCGCTGGTTCAAGCGCGCCTATCAGACGACGCCGTCTCGGCTGAGGCAGCTGACCAGGGACGCAGGGGTGCACTGA
- a CDS encoding cis-3-hydroxy-L-proline dehydratase: MKITGISIYQVDLPLKEGSYSWSNQSFAAFDSTVLIIETDSGLTGVGEVCPLGPAYLPAYAEGTRTGLQLIAQGLIGEDPLQVNKIYQRMDQLLKGHPYVKSGIDMACWDLLGKATGQPVYNLLGGQLQDRVNLFKVVTRQDPAAMAQKMIDYQEQGFHQFQMKVGAGVDSDIERIFAVSEVTRPSSILAADANTGWRQHEAMRVVKAIRDVDIYIEQPCLSYEECLAVRRHTNHPMILDECMDDIRMVMRGYQDSAMDLINLKINRVGGITKAIQYRDLCINLGIAMTIEDSWGGEIDTSAIAHLAHSTPKEFHFQSSAFHEYHSLEIADGGPQIKDGCMIASPSPVLASPRTWTCSANR; encoded by the coding sequence ATGAAAATCACCGGCATCAGCATCTACCAGGTCGACCTTCCACTCAAAGAAGGCTCCTACAGCTGGTCGAATCAGAGCTTCGCGGCGTTCGACAGCACCGTACTGATCATCGAAACCGACAGCGGTCTGACCGGCGTCGGCGAGGTATGCCCGCTCGGTCCGGCCTACCTGCCCGCCTACGCCGAGGGCACCCGGACCGGTCTGCAACTGATCGCGCAAGGCCTCATCGGCGAGGACCCGCTGCAGGTCAACAAGATCTACCAGCGCATGGACCAGCTGCTGAAGGGCCATCCTTACGTCAAGTCTGGCATCGACATGGCGTGCTGGGATTTGCTCGGCAAGGCGACCGGGCAGCCCGTGTACAACTTGTTGGGCGGCCAGCTGCAGGACCGGGTGAACCTGTTCAAGGTGGTCACCCGGCAGGATCCTGCCGCTATGGCGCAGAAGATGATCGACTACCAGGAGCAGGGCTTTCACCAGTTCCAGATGAAGGTCGGAGCCGGCGTCGACTCAGACATCGAACGCATCTTCGCGGTTTCCGAGGTGACGCGGCCCTCCAGCATTCTCGCAGCGGACGCCAACACCGGCTGGCGGCAGCATGAGGCGATGCGCGTCGTGAAGGCCATCCGCGACGTCGACATCTACATCGAGCAGCCGTGCCTGTCGTATGAAGAGTGCCTCGCGGTTCGCCGGCACACCAACCATCCGATGATTCTCGATGAATGCATGGATGACATCCGCATGGTGATGCGTGGCTACCAGGACAGCGCGATGGATCTCATCAACCTCAAGATCAACCGCGTCGGTGGCATCACCAAGGCCATCCAATACCGCGACCTTTGCATCAATCTCGGCATCGCGATGACCATCGAAGATTCCTGGGGAGGCGAGATCGACACCTCCGCGATCGCCCACCTGGCTCACTCGACACCGAAGGAATTCCACTTCCAGTCATCGGCTTTCCACGAGTATCACAGCCTCGAGATCGCGGACGGCGGGCCTCAGATCAAGGACGGTTGCATGATCGCGTCTCCGAGCCCGGTCTTGGCGTCGCCCCGCACATGGACGTGCTCGGCGAACCGATAA
- a CDS encoding sigma-70 family RNA polymerase sigma factor: MSLEFSERSLLTADDEVRLAFAIEAGILADEALNGNIRVPEGTETELELLAEQGRQAYEEFWMSNLRMVANLAFTWADRAGVSADELFQTGCVGLGDAIMRWDCRRGYRFVTMAWRIVEREISKAALRRCGAIEASDFRLRNAAELRRTREHLETMLGREVGVGELARHVGRDEQRVRDTVGLTPPGRLTAELLNFLPAEADEPIADDRSRDLRVWLEKLPQDECVVVHAVFGLNGPPVSRSRLAQELGTSTSTVRRIELRALNRLRNYAEQNDMVAA, encoded by the coding sequence ATGAGTCTCGAATTCTCCGAACGATCATTGTTGACGGCCGACGACGAGGTCCGGCTCGCTTTCGCCATCGAAGCAGGGATACTCGCCGATGAGGCGCTGAACGGAAACATCCGCGTCCCCGAGGGGACCGAAACCGAGCTGGAGCTGCTGGCAGAGCAGGGCCGGCAGGCATATGAGGAATTTTGGATGAGTAACCTGCGGATGGTCGCAAATCTGGCGTTCACCTGGGCAGATCGTGCGGGAGTCAGCGCCGATGAGCTTTTCCAGACCGGGTGCGTCGGCCTGGGGGATGCCATCATGCGTTGGGATTGCCGGCGCGGTTACCGTTTCGTCACCATGGCCTGGCGGATCGTCGAAAGAGAAATCTCCAAGGCCGCATTGCGACGATGCGGAGCGATCGAGGCCAGCGACTTTAGGCTCCGCAATGCTGCCGAGTTGCGCAGGACGCGCGAACATCTCGAAACCATGCTCGGACGAGAGGTCGGTGTGGGGGAGCTGGCCAGGCATGTCGGCCGTGACGAGCAGCGGGTGCGGGACACCGTCGGGCTCACACCTCCTGGTCGCCTCACCGCCGAGTTGCTGAACTTCTTGCCTGCCGAGGCCGACGAGCCGATAGCAGATGATCGCTCGCGCGATCTACGCGTCTGGCTGGAGAAGTTGCCGCAAGACGAGTGCGTGGTCGTCCATGCCGTCTTCGGCCTGAACGGGCCACCGGTGTCACGCTCCCGGCTGGCGCAAGAACTCGGTACGAGCACATCGACCGTGCGGCGCATCGAGCTTCGTGCACTCAACAGGCTACGCAACTATGCCGAACAGAACGACATGGTCGCGGCGTGA
- the dnaG gene encoding DNA primase has translation MATRINEEDIALVRERARIDEIIGAYVQLRNAGGGSLKGLCPFHDEKTPSFQVTPSRGFYYCFGCGEGGDVITFLEKIDNLSFTEAVQTLADKTGVQLRISDDGRPAAQPGLRQRVLAANQAAAEFYQAQITTPEAVIFRQFVDGRGFDRQAAEHFGMGYAPKDGRALHHHLNRAGFSDEELVKAGLIRESGWDYFQGRVLWPIRDSAKSVLGFGARRVFDDDRMPAKYINTPETVCYKKSHVLYGLDLARQPIGKKSQAVVVEGYTDVMACHLSGIDTAVASCGTAFGADHARMLQRLMGNNDAFNGEIVFTFDGDAAGQAAALKVFNLDRAFVSQTYVAVEPNGLDPCDLRLQSGEPAVRELVGRRVPLYRFVMRNVVKQYDLDRVDGRVQAVRAAAPLVSSVRDASLVRGYLHDLSQLVGMDVEEVRRIVSQQSRRAMPTTQVPPMRTVRPSEDHDEGPTLDGLSLPWPDPFDRNIVVERDTLKLMLQHPVLFDTAWNGVSADDFTHPAYRAIFEVIAQTPYQPQGWAEQLQEATGDDVARQLEVALLVEGVHHDPDEAYASAYTAKLQLLSTMRRLTELKSRLQRINPVDNPSAHKQAFSELIVLETTRRTLEQISSGAD, from the coding sequence ATGGCAACCCGAATCAACGAGGAAGATATTGCGTTGGTTCGTGAACGGGCCCGCATCGATGAGATCATCGGCGCCTACGTGCAGCTGCGCAACGCCGGTGGCGGATCGCTGAAGGGGCTCTGCCCGTTCCACGACGAAAAGACGCCGAGTTTTCAGGTCACCCCCTCCCGAGGGTTCTACTACTGTTTCGGATGCGGCGAGGGCGGCGATGTCATCACCTTCCTGGAAAAGATCGACAATCTGAGCTTCACCGAGGCGGTACAGACGCTGGCCGACAAAACCGGCGTCCAATTGCGCATCAGTGACGATGGACGCCCGGCCGCTCAACCAGGGCTCCGGCAGCGGGTGCTGGCCGCCAATCAAGCGGCCGCCGAGTTCTATCAGGCACAGATCACCACGCCCGAGGCAGTGATCTTCCGGCAATTCGTCGACGGCCGCGGATTCGACCGTCAGGCGGCCGAACATTTTGGCATGGGATATGCCCCCAAGGACGGCCGCGCGCTGCACCACCATCTGAACCGGGCGGGATTCAGCGACGAAGAGCTCGTCAAGGCCGGCCTGATTCGCGAATCAGGCTGGGACTACTTCCAAGGACGCGTGCTGTGGCCGATCCGCGATTCGGCAAAATCGGTGCTGGGGTTCGGGGCACGCCGGGTATTTGACGATGACCGGATGCCTGCGAAATACATCAACACTCCAGAAACCGTCTGCTACAAGAAATCGCATGTGCTCTACGGCCTCGATCTGGCCCGCCAGCCGATCGGCAAGAAATCTCAGGCGGTTGTGGTCGAGGGCTATACCGACGTGATGGCCTGCCACCTGTCCGGAATCGACACCGCGGTGGCCTCTTGCGGAACGGCTTTCGGCGCCGACCACGCGCGCATGCTGCAGCGTTTGATGGGCAACAACGACGCCTTCAACGGCGAGATCGTCTTCACCTTCGACGGGGACGCGGCCGGTCAGGCCGCCGCCTTGAAGGTCTTCAACCTCGACCGCGCTTTCGTGTCGCAGACCTATGTGGCTGTCGAACCCAACGGCCTCGACCCATGTGACTTGCGGCTGCAATCGGGTGAGCCCGCGGTGCGTGAACTGGTCGGACGCCGAGTGCCGCTGTATCGCTTCGTGATGCGCAACGTGGTGAAGCAATACGATCTCGACCGGGTCGACGGGCGCGTCCAGGCGGTGCGGGCCGCCGCCCCGCTGGTGTCGAGCGTTCGGGACGCATCACTGGTGCGCGGCTATCTTCACGATCTGTCGCAGCTGGTCGGCATGGATGTCGAGGAGGTCCGCCGCATCGTCTCGCAGCAGTCCCGCAGGGCGATGCCGACCACGCAGGTGCCGCCCATGCGGACGGTGCGTCCGAGTGAGGACCACGATGAGGGGCCGACCCTCGACGGCCTGTCGCTGCCGTGGCCCGATCCGTTCGATCGCAATATCGTCGTCGAACGGGACACCTTGAAGTTGATGCTGCAGCATCCCGTGCTCTTCGATACGGCGTGGAACGGTGTGAGTGCCGACGACTTCACCCATCCGGCCTACCGGGCGATCTTCGAGGTCATCGCGCAGACCCCCTACCAGCCGCAGGGCTGGGCCGAGCAGCTGCAGGAGGCCACCGGCGACGATGTTGCGCGCCAGCTCGAGGTGGCGCTGCTGGTGGAGGGCGTCCATCACGACCCGGACGAGGCCTATGCGTCTGCCTACACCGCGAAACTGCAGTTATTGAGCACGATGCGCAGACTCACCGAGTTGAAATCGCGACTGCAACGGATCAATCCGGTGGATAATCCTTCCGCGCACAAGCAGGCATTCAGCGAGCTGATCGTGTTGGAGACCACCAGGCGCACCCTCGAACAGATCAGCAGCGGGGCAGATTAG
- a CDS encoding HD domain-containing protein: MRGHGCDLVRAHRDTHAQIATGEPIGREAREEREAAWLRPGAALAHGAGNRARAEEPDAERTCFERDRDRIVHSTAFRRLAGKTQVVVYPTDHQRTRLTHALEVSQVATSIARAVGANVSLTEAIALGHDCGHGPGGHASEEAFDAFLPEGFDHGPWGADVALAELNLCEETLDGIRNHSWSRPAPVTIEGEIVSWADRIAYCAHDLEDAAGAGIVNLADLPNAVSERLGTGRREQLSVLIRAISASIAASGQVGMDHDHAEALAELRRFNYQQIYTRPESLAQSQSVVAVLQELVSYYSEHAYRLPEAFRGDDPVLSAVTYVAGMTDRFSFDQAEHLLGWAKAELPRSMGHGVGPLA; the protein is encoded by the coding sequence ATGCGGGGTCACGGCTGTGATCTGGTGCGGGCGCACCGTGACACCCATGCACAGATCGCCACCGGTGAGCCGATCGGACGCGAAGCTCGCGAAGAACGCGAGGCAGCGTGGCTGCGGCCCGGGGCCGCACTGGCACACGGAGCAGGAAACCGGGCCCGGGCCGAAGAACCGGACGCCGAGCGCACCTGCTTCGAGCGTGACCGGGACAGGATCGTGCATTCGACGGCATTCCGAAGGCTGGCCGGCAAGACCCAGGTGGTGGTCTATCCGACCGATCATCAACGAACCCGGTTGACCCATGCCCTCGAGGTGTCGCAGGTGGCCACTTCGATCGCCCGCGCGGTCGGCGCGAACGTGAGCCTCACCGAGGCCATCGCGCTGGGCCACGATTGCGGGCACGGTCCAGGGGGCCATGCCTCCGAGGAGGCCTTCGACGCGTTCCTGCCGGAAGGTTTCGACCACGGCCCGTGGGGTGCCGACGTGGCGCTGGCCGAACTCAATTTGTGCGAGGAGACTCTCGACGGCATCAGGAACCACTCCTGGTCGCGTCCGGCCCCGGTGACCATCGAAGGTGAGATCGTCAGCTGGGCCGACCGCATCGCCTACTGCGCTCACGACCTGGAGGATGCGGCCGGTGCGGGCATCGTGAATCTGGCCGACCTGCCGAACGCGGTGAGCGAGAGGCTGGGCACCGGGCGCCGTGAACAGCTCAGCGTCTTGATCCGCGCCATCAGCGCAAGCATCGCCGCAAGCGGGCAGGTGGGCATGGATCATGATCATGCCGAGGCGCTGGCCGAACTCAGACGGTTCAACTACCAGCAGATCTACACGCGCCCCGAGTCCCTGGCGCAATCACAGAGTGTCGTGGCCGTCTTGCAGGAACTCGTTTCCTACTACTCGGAGCACGCCTACCGGTTGCCGGAGGCGTTTCGTGGCGACGATCCGGTGCTCTCGGCAGTGACCTATGTGGCAGGCATGACCGACCGGTTCTCCTTCGACCAGGCCGAACACCTGTTGGGCTGGGCCAAGGCCGAGCTGCCCCGCAGCATGGGGCACGGTGTGGGGCCGCTTGCCTGA
- the dusB gene encoding tRNA dihydrouridine synthase DusB, which translates to MSAIQTSTRLLPKLRLSSPSHPDAVVIDTPVILAPMAGVTNAAYRQLCREQGAGLYVCEMITSRGLVVGDSKTADMLAFWPEETVRSVQTYGVDPVSLEVAVDILCDSFKVDHIDLNFGCPVPKVTRKGGGGVLPWKLDLVRQIMTSTVQTADRYGVPVTVKTRVGIDDDHLTYLDMGRIAEDCGVAAICLHARTVAEAYSGHAHWDAITELVKAVDIPVLGNGDIWEASDAVDMINETGCAGVEIGRGCLGRPWLFRDLAAAIAGDDVHVLPSLGEVAQIVRRHGELLARLWGEEHGMKDLRKHMAWYFKGFPLGGELRHALGMVSSLAELDSLLAQLDHDVPYPVAELGRPRGRQGSPRKKVTMPWGWLDDRCGLDLDLSEAELETSGG; encoded by the coding sequence ATGAGCGCAATTCAGACTTCCACCAGACTGCTGCCGAAGCTGCGGCTTTCTTCGCCGTCCCATCCGGACGCGGTGGTCATCGACACCCCGGTGATTCTCGCGCCGATGGCCGGTGTCACCAATGCCGCCTACCGGCAGCTGTGCCGGGAGCAGGGCGCCGGGCTGTATGTCTGCGAGATGATCACCTCGCGCGGCTTGGTGGTTGGCGACTCCAAGACCGCGGACATGCTGGCCTTCTGGCCGGAGGAGACCGTGCGATCGGTGCAGACCTACGGCGTCGACCCGGTCTCCCTGGAGGTCGCTGTCGACATCTTGTGCGATTCCTTCAAGGTCGACCACATTGATCTGAACTTTGGCTGCCCGGTGCCCAAGGTCACCCGCAAGGGCGGCGGGGGAGTGCTGCCCTGGAAGCTCGATCTGGTCCGCCAGATCATGACCAGCACCGTGCAAACCGCCGACCGCTACGGAGTGCCGGTCACCGTCAAGACCCGTGTGGGCATTGACGATGACCACCTGACCTATCTCGACATGGGACGAATCGCCGAAGATTGCGGGGTGGCGGCCATCTGCCTGCACGCCCGCACCGTCGCCGAAGCCTATTCGGGGCACGCCCACTGGGACGCGATCACCGAACTGGTGAAAGCCGTCGACATCCCCGTGTTGGGCAACGGCGACATCTGGGAAGCCTCCGACGCCGTAGACATGATCAACGAGACCGGTTGCGCAGGTGTCGAGATCGGACGCGGCTGTCTGGGACGCCCCTGGTTATTCCGTGACCTCGCCGCCGCAATTGCCGGAGACGACGTGCACGTGTTGCCCAGTCTCGGCGAGGTCGCGCAGATCGTCCGCCGACATGGTGAGCTGCTGGCCAGGCTGTGGGGCGAGGAGCACGGCATGAAAGATCTGCGCAAGCATATGGCCTGGTACTTCAAGGGTTTCCCGCTCGGCGGGGAGCTGAGGCATGCGCTCGGTATGGTCTCGTCGCTTGCCGAACTGGATTCGTTGCTCGCCCAGTTGGACCACGATGTGCCCTATCCCGTCGCTGAACTCGGACGCCCCCGCGGGCGCCAGGGCAGTCCCCGCAAAAAGGTCACCATGCCCTGGGGTTGGCTGGACGACCGCTGCGGCCTCGACCTGGATCTGTCGGAGGCAGAGCTGGAGACATCTGGCGGGTAG
- a CDS encoding MFS transporter — protein MTELHEVATEQLPTRASRLDRLKFGREHGKLLAGSGAGWALDAMDVGLISYVMTALAVEWDLTNTQLSWIGSIGFVGMMIGASVGGLLADKLGRRNVFALTLLVYGIATGMAAFSAGIAMLMILRFVVGLGLGAELPVASTLVSEFAPQRIRGRMVVWLESFWALGWIMAALLGYFLVPQTIGGWSGWRWALLVGLVPAAYALVVRHGLPESVRFLESKGKLRQAEESVREFETNSGVEQAIGVDTAVRHTPVSVETVETQQESLFSPNLRRRTIALWAVWFFVNLSYYGAFTWMPTLLLRQGHSLVRSFEYTLIITLAQIPGYAVAAWLIEKWGRRPTLACFLLGSGISAVLFGIQTDPTGIIIAGCAMSFFNLGAWGALYAIGPEIYPTSMRGTGTGAASAAGRVAAIIAPLCVPLMLTVGGNPLVFGVFGASFLIAAGSALFLPERRLQNMVE, from the coding sequence ATGACCGAACTGCACGAGGTGGCGACCGAACAACTGCCCACCCGGGCCAGCCGACTCGACCGGCTGAAGTTCGGGCGCGAGCACGGCAAGCTGCTGGCCGGTTCGGGGGCCGGCTGGGCGCTGGACGCGATGGACGTCGGCCTGATCAGCTATGTGATGACCGCTCTGGCCGTCGAATGGGATCTGACGAACACCCAACTGAGCTGGATCGGATCGATCGGTTTCGTCGGCATGATGATCGGTGCCTCGGTCGGTGGCTTGCTCGCCGACAAGCTCGGACGCCGCAACGTCTTCGCGCTTACCTTGCTGGTCTACGGCATCGCGACCGGCATGGCCGCGTTCTCGGCGGGCATCGCGATGCTGATGATCCTTCGGTTCGTCGTCGGCCTCGGGCTGGGTGCCGAACTGCCGGTAGCGTCCACCCTTGTCAGCGAATTCGCCCCGCAACGTATTCGCGGGCGCATGGTGGTCTGGCTGGAGAGCTTCTGGGCTCTCGGTTGGATCATGGCCGCTCTGCTCGGCTACTTCCTCGTTCCGCAGACGATCGGCGGCTGGTCGGGCTGGCGCTGGGCCTTGCTGGTTGGGCTGGTTCCGGCGGCTTACGCGTTGGTCGTGCGGCACGGGCTACCCGAATCGGTGCGCTTTCTCGAATCGAAGGGAAAGCTCCGGCAGGCCGAGGAGTCGGTGCGCGAGTTCGAAACGAACTCGGGGGTGGAACAGGCGATTGGCGTCGACACCGCGGTGCGACACACCCCTGTCAGTGTGGAGACCGTCGAAACACAGCAGGAATCACTCTTCTCGCCCAACCTCCGCCGACGGACGATCGCTCTGTGGGCCGTTTGGTTCTTCGTCAACCTCAGCTATTACGGCGCATTCACCTGGATGCCGACGCTTCTGCTGCGGCAGGGGCATTCGTTGGTGCGTTCCTTCGAATACACCCTGATCATCACGCTCGCCCAGATCCCCGGATACGCGGTGGCCGCGTGGCTGATCGAAAAATGGGGACGCCGCCCAACTCTGGCGTGCTTCCTGCTCGGCTCGGGGATTTCGGCTGTGCTCTTCGGCATCCAGACCGATCCCACCGGAATCATCATCGCCGGTTGCGCCATGAGCTTCTTCAACCTCGGGGCGTGGGGCGCGCTGTATGCGATCGGGCCGGAAATCTATCCCACGTCGATGCGCGGTACCGGTACCGGCGCAGCCTCGGCGGCCGGACGGGTGGCCGCCATCATCGCGCCGCTGTGCGTCCCCTTGATGCTGACCGTGGGCGGAAACCCGCTGGTCTTCGGAGTTTTCGGAGCATCCTTCTTGATCGCTGCGGGTAGCGCACTGTTCCTACCGGAACGGCGTCTGCAGAACATGGTGGAGTGA